In a genomic window of Streptomyces noursei ATCC 11455:
- a CDS encoding DeoR/GlpR family DNA-binding transcription regulator, which produces MDAEGRRRDMLELIRRSGSADVVRLAEEFAVSKETVRRDLNVLEGHGLIRRRHGGAYPMVRPGSEAVFVSRTAQPIPEESRIATAAAELLSEAETVFIDEGFTPQLIADALPRDRPLTIVTASLPVVSAFATSPQANVLLLGGRVRRGTTATVDHWAVHMLSGFVIDLAFLGAEGISRRYGLTTPDPAVAEVKAQAIRVARRPVLAGVHTKFGTASFCRFGEVGDLETIVTGAGLPVAEAHRYHLMGPKVLRV; this is translated from the coding sequence GTGGATGCTGAGGGCCGCCGCAGGGACATGCTGGAGCTGATCCGGCGCAGCGGATCCGCCGATGTCGTGCGTCTCGCCGAGGAGTTCGCCGTCAGCAAGGAAACGGTCCGCCGGGACCTGAACGTCCTGGAGGGCCATGGGCTGATACGGCGGCGGCACGGTGGCGCCTATCCCATGGTGCGGCCGGGCTCCGAGGCCGTCTTCGTCTCCCGGACCGCACAGCCGATCCCGGAGGAGTCCCGGATCGCCACCGCGGCCGCCGAACTCCTCAGCGAGGCCGAGACGGTCTTCATCGACGAGGGCTTCACCCCGCAACTCATCGCCGACGCCCTGCCGCGCGACCGGCCGCTGACCATCGTCACCGCCTCGCTCCCGGTGGTCAGCGCCTTCGCGACGAGCCCACAGGCCAACGTGCTGCTCCTGGGCGGCCGGGTCCGCCGGGGCACGACGGCCACCGTCGACCACTGGGCCGTCCACATGCTGTCCGGCTTCGTCATCGACCTGGCCTTCCTCGGCGCGGAGGGGATCTCGCGCAGGTACGGCCTGACCACCCCCGACCCGGCGGTCGCCGAGGTCAAGGCCCAGGCCATCCGCGTCGCGCGCCGCCCGGTCCTCGCCGGGGTGCACACCAAGTTCGGCACGGCGAGCTTCTGCCGGTTCGGAGAGGTGGGCGACCTGGAGACGATCGTCACCGGCGCCGGCCTGCCCGTCGCCGAGGCCCACCGCTACCACCTCATGGGCCCCAAGGTTTTACGGGTGTGA
- a CDS encoding LuxR C-terminal-related transcriptional regulator: MASLDRDLTIKHANQEFRRRFDDSAGDVCGRSFRDLMHPSVQQPLMRQFSRLIEGKRHRFASHVVAVGAQDAAFAGTLTASAVTGKTPDIAGILVLMDSSGAADAADAGVVTSQKKFLTEIDARILEGIAAGLSTIPLASRLYLSRQGVEYHVTGLLRKLRVPNRAALVSRAYSMGILNVGTWPPKVVDDFIK, translated from the coding sequence ATGGCGTCCCTCGACCGTGACCTCACCATCAAGCACGCCAACCAGGAGTTCCGCCGCCGCTTCGACGATTCCGCCGGTGACGTCTGCGGTCGCAGCTTCCGGGACCTGATGCACCCGAGCGTGCAGCAGCCGCTGATGCGCCAGTTCTCCCGGCTGATCGAGGGCAAGCGGCACCGCTTCGCCTCGCACGTGGTCGCCGTGGGCGCCCAGGACGCGGCCTTCGCGGGCACCCTCACCGCCTCCGCGGTCACCGGCAAGACCCCGGACATCGCCGGGATCCTGGTGCTCATGGACTCGTCCGGCGCCGCCGACGCCGCCGATGCCGGCGTCGTGACCAGCCAGAAGAAGTTCCTGACCGAGATCGATGCGCGCATCCTCGAAGGCATCGCGGCCGGGCTGTCGACCATTCCGCTCGCCTCGCGGCTCTACCTCAGCCGCCAGGGCGTGGAGTACCACGTCACCGGGCTGCTGCGGAAGTTGCGGGTGCCCAACCGCGCCGCGCTCGTCTCGCGCGCCTACTCCATGGGCATCCTGAACGTCGGCACCTGGCCCCCGAAGGTCGTGGACGACTTCATCAAGTGA
- a CDS encoding ATP-binding protein — protein MLLERENELARIRAALDAAEAGDSSLLLINGPLGSGRSALLRRIPELAGDGTRVLRASAAWRERDFPFGIARQLFDHLLSGAGGAGPAERTAGAEHFSRLMDTGDRPTGTGPALEVSQAVLQGAQALLADASAERRLLILVDDLQWADGPSLRWLAHLTRRLHGLRALLVCTLADGDHRGRYPLVREVAGAAHTVLRLAPLSRDATRVLLAGPQGRPPQDALVRAVYEASRGNPLFLTAFRSALRATGRPPGGDHFGAVRELSPTVLRDRLAGHLRIQPQPVREVAVAVAALGDHSDPVLLAQLAGVDEIGFAGARRALVDAGLLARGRDVRFVHGVVRDAVDSLLTLDERERSHDDAADLLYRCGRPAEQVAGHLLAVVHPGRPWSEAVLRSAAHNALRAGRPADAARYLRRALLHHRTQDGCRARILVDLATAERALDPDACVRHVSQAVALLDTSRDRAAAVLRIPPSLLAAPSPSAVELVRQAAAGLDEPGQRDEEGADELALRLEAWLRHSGHENPVELASSVARLRRMGARPPVDSVAERELVAVLLSAGALSGRLSAAEIADTGNRILEREPATAAHAHTPLPLVMLSLFVAESVQGVASWLASEQHTRRRYATGADDVLLTAERAFVLVTQGRPAAAREHVERALVMDAGDWSEPAVMMFAAVAFELRDPALSERILERIRDRRPAGLALTATGQMLQAAVDVHFGRGRDALDTLLACGRRLETVGWRNSALLPWRPYAIGLHQRLGETDAALQLAEDELRWAREWGATTNLGRALRLKGWLLQDEGLDLLRESVEILRASSYATELARTLVVLGRRLPGGPEAEAVLREAAGIAAACGVPWLAERAELGLGSAIVPPVATLTPSERRVASLVSRGLTNQAIATELGVSSRAVEKHLTSAYRKLGVSGRRELVNALPGR, from the coding sequence ATGCTTCTTGAGCGGGAGAACGAACTGGCCCGGATCCGGGCCGCCCTGGACGCCGCGGAAGCGGGCGACTCCTCGCTCCTCCTGATCAACGGTCCCCTCGGCAGCGGGCGTTCGGCGCTGCTGCGCCGGATACCGGAGCTGGCCGGCGACGGCACCCGCGTCCTGCGGGCCAGCGCCGCCTGGCGGGAACGCGACTTCCCCTTCGGGATCGCCCGCCAACTCTTCGACCACCTGCTGTCCGGGGCGGGCGGCGCAGGGCCGGCCGAACGCACCGCCGGGGCAGAGCACTTCAGCCGACTGATGGACACCGGCGACCGCCCTACCGGGACCGGCCCCGCCCTGGAGGTCTCCCAGGCAGTGCTCCAGGGCGCCCAGGCGCTGCTCGCCGACGCGTCCGCGGAGCGGCGCCTGCTGATCCTGGTCGACGACCTCCAGTGGGCCGACGGCCCGTCCCTGCGCTGGCTGGCCCACCTCACCCGGCGGCTGCACGGCCTGCGGGCGCTGCTGGTGTGCACGCTGGCCGACGGCGACCACCGGGGCAGGTACCCCCTGGTCCGGGAGGTCGCCGGCGCCGCGCACACCGTCCTGCGCCTGGCGCCGCTGTCCCGGGACGCCACCCGCGTCCTGCTCGCCGGGCCCCAGGGCCGGCCGCCGCAGGACGCACTGGTGCGCGCCGTGTACGAGGCGTCCAGGGGCAACCCGCTGTTCCTGACCGCCTTCCGGAGCGCTCTGCGCGCCACCGGAAGGCCGCCCGGCGGCGACCACTTCGGCGCCGTCCGGGAGCTGAGCCCGACGGTGCTGCGCGATCGGCTCGCGGGCCATCTGCGGATCCAGCCGCAGCCGGTGCGCGAGGTCGCGGTGGCGGTGGCCGCGCTGGGCGACCACAGCGATCCGGTGCTGCTCGCCCAGCTCGCCGGGGTCGATGAAATCGGTTTCGCCGGTGCCCGCCGCGCGCTGGTGGACGCCGGCCTGTTGGCCCGGGGACGGGACGTCCGCTTCGTCCACGGCGTCGTCCGCGATGCGGTGGACTCCCTGCTCACCCTCGACGAGCGGGAACGCTCGCACGACGACGCCGCCGATCTGCTGTACCGCTGCGGGCGGCCGGCCGAGCAGGTCGCCGGCCATCTGCTGGCCGTGGTCCACCCGGGCCGGCCCTGGTCGGAGGCGGTCCTGCGCTCCGCGGCCCACAACGCGCTGCGCGCCGGCCGGCCCGCCGACGCGGCCCGGTACCTGCGCCGCGCCCTGCTGCACCACCGCACCCAGGACGGCTGCCGCGCCCGCATCCTGGTCGATCTGGCCACCGCCGAGCGCGCCCTCGACCCCGATGCCTGTGTACGCCACGTCAGCCAGGCGGTCGCGCTGCTGGACACCTCGCGGGATCGGGCCGCCGCCGTGTTGCGCATCCCGCCGTCCCTGCTCGCCGCCCCCAGCCCGTCCGCCGTCGAGTTGGTGCGGCAGGCCGCCGCCGGGCTCGACGAACCGGGGCAGCGGGACGAGGAGGGAGCCGACGAACTCGCCCTGCGCCTGGAGGCGTGGCTGCGGCACTCCGGCCACGAGAACCCCGTCGAGCTGGCGTCCTCGGTGGCGCGGCTGCGGCGCATGGGGGCACGGCCGCCGGTGGACAGCGTCGCCGAACGCGAGTTGGTCGCCGTGCTGTTGAGTGCGGGCGCGCTCAGCGGCCGGCTCAGCGCCGCGGAGATCGCCGACACCGGCAACCGCATCCTCGAACGTGAGCCGGCCACCGCCGCCCATGCCCACACCCCGCTGCCGCTGGTGATGCTCTCGCTGTTCGTCGCCGAGTCCGTGCAGGGCGTGGCCTCCTGGCTGGCCAGCGAACAGCACACCCGGCGCCGGTACGCGACCGGCGCGGACGATGTGCTGCTGACCGCCGAGCGGGCCTTCGTCCTGGTGACGCAGGGCCGCCCGGCCGCCGCGCGGGAGCACGTCGAACGCGCCCTGGTCATGGACGCCGGCGACTGGTCGGAACCCGCCGTCATGATGTTCGCCGCGGTCGCCTTCGAACTGCGCGACCCGGCCTTGAGCGAACGCATCCTGGAACGGATCCGCGACCGCCGGCCGGCCGGACTGGCGCTCACCGCCACCGGTCAGATGCTCCAGGCCGCCGTCGACGTGCACTTCGGCCGGGGGCGGGACGCCCTGGACACGCTGCTGGCCTGTGGCCGACGCCTGGAGACCGTGGGATGGCGCAATTCCGCACTGCTGCCCTGGCGTCCGTATGCAATCGGGCTGCACCAGCGGCTCGGCGAGACCGATGCCGCGCTGCAACTCGCCGAGGACGAGCTGAGGTGGGCCCGGGAGTGGGGTGCGACGACGAACCTGGGCCGGGCCCTGCGCCTGAAGGGCTGGCTGTTGCAGGACGAGGGACTGGATCTGCTGCGTGAGAGCGTCGAGATCCTCCGCGCTTCGTCCTACGCGACGGAACTGGCGCGCACCCTCGTCGTCCTCGGGCGTCGGCTGCCGGGTGGGCCGGAGGCCGAGGCGGTGTTGCGGGAGGCCGCGGGGATCGCCGCCGCCTGTGGTGTTCCCTGGCTCGCCGAACGGGCCGAACTCGGTCTGGGCAGTGCCATCGTGCCGCCGGTCGCCACCCTGACCCCCAGCGAGCGGCGAGTGGCGTCGCTGGTGAGCCGGGGCCTGACCAACCAGGCCATCGCGACCGAACTCGGTGTGAGCTCCCGGGCGGTGGAGAAGCACCTCACCAGCGCCTATCGCAAGCTCGGCGTCTCCGGCCGCCGCGAGTTGGTGAATGCGCTCCCGGGTCGTTGA
- a CDS encoding helix-turn-helix transcriptional regulator — translation MPRSKARNQPTTCTPQCAPDAHGDPTMLLECGREQRLIGDLLHRLGQGRPSVLSLTGRPGHAQNALVRWGACRARHDGLRVLRAQATPAERELRYGAVLQLLAVLDGPHGSTLDAAIRHDGPPPLPVPGIEEVLRRTGTAPTLVVVEDVQWLDPASLTWLQILLRHLGPDTPLAVLASSCGDTTAFDTDPKAPAVPGPPDTVPVARFVVPALTDRGVAATVRAVCGTPGDEEFIAALTSATAGNPAILRDALRAFVDHGLPADADHLPELHALTAGVVGDHTVRALDGLPAEVNAVLRALAVCGDLLDFHRVRALAGAHSLSEDRIRTLLASVGLTVSVGDKVHIRFPASKARVIEDMPAAERADLYVRAAELTHSCGVNDEDVAHLLLRSSPLGAPWVVPLLRRGFAAALRREDHHRACACLSRALQEPLDPRERSLLTLELAAAEAVARPEAGDRRLGELVRSTVADTDPTSSGEGVGVRAIDLGFARGNSEWVRRTAGEALPYAGPADREELVALFWLAAVRDDDAPMIPVVPRLPDRPVPPAQAGARAWQLATAGEDADKARKLARIALTGGVNESLMMPKLAACAALFATDDNDEAVHGLDTMLTAARSAHLRSMAARIFNLRARIHLCAARLEAAERDLDSAERALPPTSWHPRALPNLIATRILVSMETGRPDRARRLAEAPVPAGGEEGVWWPALLLARARVAADDGDWEEALRLSRECGRWLFRRHWANPAMLSWRPLAAEACLKLGDVTEARRLRDEELFFADRWGTASARGIARLTTRRLFDDDGDRAVRRIREAAALLRDSPARLAYLWSRLSQAGAETAHGDTAAAARSWQAVARMTAAHPASRLATAARTLTVPSVPVATAPPTAVVPPGWRDLSEAEKDTVLLAARGHGNRQIAEQLAVSRRTVELRLSNAYRKLRIGGRKELYLLLEALEGPVADAS, via the coding sequence GTGCCCCGGAGCAAGGCGCGGAACCAACCGACCACCTGCACGCCGCAGTGCGCACCCGACGCCCACGGCGACCCCACCATGCTCCTCGAATGCGGCCGGGAACAGCGGCTCATCGGCGACCTCCTGCACCGCCTCGGCCAGGGGCGGCCATCGGTGCTCAGCCTGACCGGCCGGCCCGGGCACGCCCAGAACGCCCTGGTCCGCTGGGGCGCGTGCCGGGCCAGGCACGACGGGCTGCGCGTCCTGCGAGCCCAGGCGACGCCCGCGGAACGGGAACTCCGCTACGGCGCCGTTCTCCAACTGCTGGCCGTCCTCGACGGCCCGCACGGCAGCACCCTGGACGCCGCGATCCGCCACGACGGTCCCCCGCCACTGCCCGTGCCCGGCATCGAGGAGGTGCTGCGGCGCACCGGCACGGCACCCACCCTGGTCGTGGTCGAAGACGTCCAGTGGTTGGACCCGGCCTCGCTGACGTGGTTGCAGATCCTGCTGCGCCACCTCGGGCCGGACACCCCGCTCGCCGTCCTGGCCAGCAGCTGCGGTGACACCACGGCCTTCGACACCGACCCGAAGGCCCCCGCCGTCCCGGGGCCGCCGGACACCGTGCCCGTCGCGCGCTTCGTGGTGCCCGCGCTCACCGACCGCGGGGTCGCCGCCACCGTCCGCGCCGTCTGCGGCACCCCCGGCGACGAGGAGTTCATCGCCGCGCTCACCTCCGCCACCGCCGGCAACCCCGCCATCCTGCGGGACGCCCTGCGCGCCTTCGTCGACCACGGCCTCCCCGCCGACGCCGACCACCTCCCGGAGCTGCACGCCCTCACCGCTGGCGTCGTCGGCGACCACACCGTGCGCGCCCTGGACGGCCTGCCCGCCGAAGTCAACGCCGTCCTGCGGGCCCTGGCCGTCTGCGGCGACCTGCTCGACTTCCACCGAGTCCGGGCCCTCGCCGGCGCGCACTCGCTGTCCGAGGACCGGATCCGCACCCTGCTGGCGAGCGTCGGCCTGACCGTGTCCGTCGGCGACAAGGTGCACATCCGCTTCCCCGCCTCCAAGGCACGCGTCATCGAGGACATGCCCGCCGCGGAGCGCGCCGATCTGTACGTCCGCGCGGCCGAACTCACCCACAGTTGCGGCGTCAACGACGAGGACGTCGCCCATCTGCTGCTGCGCTCGTCGCCGCTCGGCGCACCCTGGGTCGTGCCCCTGCTCCGCCGCGGATTCGCCGCCGCGCTGCGCCGGGAGGACCACCACCGGGCCTGTGCCTGCCTCTCCCGCGCCCTGCAGGAACCCCTCGACCCCCGGGAACGCAGCCTGCTGACGTTGGAACTGGCCGCGGCCGAAGCCGTCGCCCGGCCGGAGGCGGGGGATCGACGCCTGGGGGAACTCGTCCGCAGCACCGTCGCGGACACCGACCCCACGTCGTCCGGTGAGGGGGTGGGGGTCCGCGCCATCGACCTGGGGTTCGCCCGGGGCAACAGCGAATGGGTCCGCCGCACCGCGGGCGAGGCCCTGCCGTACGCCGGGCCGGCCGACCGGGAGGAACTGGTCGCGCTGTTCTGGTTGGCCGCCGTGCGGGACGACGACGCGCCGATGATCCCCGTGGTGCCCCGGTTGCCCGACCGGCCGGTGCCGCCGGCCCAGGCCGGCGCCCGTGCCTGGCAGCTGGCCACGGCGGGGGAGGACGCGGACAAGGCCAGGAAGCTCGCCCGGATCGCCCTCACCGGCGGGGTGAACGAGAGCCTGATGATGCCGAAACTGGCGGCCTGCGCCGCGCTGTTCGCCACCGACGACAACGACGAGGCGGTGCACGGCCTGGACACCATGCTCACCGCCGCCCGCAGTGCCCACCTGCGCAGCATGGCCGCCCGCATTTTCAACCTACGGGCCCGGATACACCTGTGCGCGGCCCGGCTGGAGGCCGCCGAACGCGATCTGGACAGCGCCGAGCGCGCCCTGCCGCCGACGAGTTGGCACCCCCGTGCGCTGCCCAACCTGATCGCCACCCGCATCCTCGTCAGCATGGAGACGGGCCGCCCGGACCGGGCCCGCCGACTCGCCGAGGCCCCGGTCCCCGCCGGCGGCGAGGAGGGTGTGTGGTGGCCCGCCCTGCTGCTCGCCCGCGCCCGTGTGGCCGCCGACGACGGTGACTGGGAGGAGGCCCTGCGGCTGTCGCGGGAGTGCGGGCGCTGGCTTTTTCGCCGGCACTGGGCCAACCCGGCCATGCTCAGTTGGCGCCCGCTGGCCGCCGAGGCGTGTCTGAAGCTCGGCGACGTGACGGAGGCGCGCCGGCTGCGGGACGAGGAGCTGTTCTTCGCCGACCGCTGGGGCACCGCGAGCGCCCGCGGGATCGCCCGCCTGACGACGCGGCGACTCTTCGACGACGACGGCGACCGGGCCGTCCGGCGGATCCGCGAGGCCGCCGCCCTGCTCCGCGACTCGCCCGCCCGCCTGGCCTACCTGTGGAGCCGGCTGAGCCAGGCCGGTGCCGAGACGGCCCACGGCGACACCGCCGCGGCCGCACGCTCCTGGCAGGCGGTCGCCCGGATGACCGCCGCCCACCCCGCCAGCCGCCTCGCCACCGCCGCCCGCACCCTGACCGTCCCGTCCGTTCCGGTCGCCACCGCGCCGCCCACCGCCGTCGTCCCACCCGGATGGCGCGACCTGTCCGAGGCGGAGAAGGACACCGTGCTGCTCGCCGCCCGCGGCCACGGCAACCGCCAGATCGCCGAACAACTCGCCGTCAGCAGGCGCACCGTGGAGCTCCGGCTGAGCAACGCCTACCGCAAGCTGAGGATCGGCGGACGCAAGGAGCTGTACCTGCTCCTGGAGGCGCTGGAAGGACCGGTCGCGGATGCTTCTTGA
- a CDS encoding helix-turn-helix transcriptional regulator yields MRKQSGSSGLLTTLVGRDDELRTLARHAAAARDGRAGLVLLHGPAGMGKTSLLRSFTASDVCRGMTVLYGTCGETVAGAGYGGVRELLGGLGLSGGDARRSPLLEGLAARALPALTADPAGPDAATGAYPVLHGLYWLAARLMAQRPLVLVLDDVHWCDERSLAWIDFLLRRAEDLPLLVVLAWRSEAEPVAPAVLADIAAQRRPTVLGLHPLGPDDIGEMVRRVFRTTAAPSFVSRVAAVSGGNPLALARLLDELRAEGVRPDAAGERRAAEVGSHVLARSVRCLLERRPPWVRGVARAIAVLGPECTELLAALAGVPAATVDEALLVLRRAGILAADRVDFVHDVVRSAVLDDVAPPTLAELRTNAALLLSDAGRPSEELAGQLMLLPVLDQPWMAAVLRDAAAQAESRGAPEAGVRCLYRVLEVEPDNVAVRIQMARALAEINPPEAMRLLKEALSLAGDVRTRAQVAVQYGFTCLAVQESPSGVRMLEDALAELTAELGPEPGPVDRELRTLVESVLLIVGADEKVTIGAVRDRAARLTMPPGDTPAQRQMLAMTTVLTAMDGRDARSAVDQARRALRAPGVELEPWSLLSASFALSLADEVADAQYALDLMLQYGQDNAAVWTYVLALSTRALLHHGVGAFPEALADAQTAVEILGEERWADGAVLPRVALATALVDRGEPERAEHVLDGITRPRLERFVIEYHWYLQARAYARWVRGDFQGALDLLLACGRSLEESRFSNPAFVPWWADGAVLLATLDRHDQARELAAYGSELAERWGTARGLGLAFMAQGVAAPGRAGIDHLTEAVSLLADSPARAMEARAELLLGHAHLKRDDLRAAREHLRAAADLAQRCGAVKLGVDARKLLVTAGGRVRRMTASPLDMLTGMERTVADLAVTGASNRAIAEALFVTVRTIETHLTSVYRKLGVGGRAELSAVLETRTATSGRQPPAWVSQARGRA; encoded by the coding sequence ATGCGGAAGCAGTCGGGTTCTTCCGGCTTACTGACCACGCTGGTGGGACGCGACGACGAACTGCGCACCCTCGCCCGGCACGCCGCGGCCGCCCGCGACGGGCGGGCCGGCCTGGTCCTGCTCCACGGGCCCGCCGGCATGGGCAAGACCAGTCTGCTGCGGTCCTTCACGGCGAGCGATGTCTGCCGCGGCATGACGGTGCTGTACGGCACCTGCGGCGAGACCGTCGCCGGCGCCGGGTACGGCGGTGTGCGCGAACTCCTCGGCGGGCTCGGCCTGAGCGGCGGCGACGCCCGGCGCTCGCCCCTCCTGGAGGGCCTGGCGGCCCGCGCGCTGCCCGCACTCACCGCAGACCCCGCCGGTCCCGACGCCGCCACGGGTGCCTACCCGGTGCTGCACGGCCTGTACTGGCTCGCCGCCCGCCTCATGGCCCAACGGCCGCTGGTCCTCGTCCTCGACGACGTCCACTGGTGCGACGAACGCTCCCTGGCCTGGATCGACTTCCTGCTGCGACGCGCCGAGGACCTGCCGCTGCTGGTCGTCCTGGCCTGGCGCAGCGAGGCCGAACCGGTCGCGCCCGCGGTGCTCGCCGACATCGCCGCCCAGCGCCGCCCCACCGTGCTCGGCCTGCACCCGCTCGGCCCCGACGACATAGGCGAAATGGTGCGTCGCGTCTTCCGGACCACGGCCGCACCGTCGTTCGTCAGCCGGGTCGCCGCCGTGTCCGGCGGCAATCCGCTGGCCCTCGCCCGCCTCCTCGACGAACTCCGCGCCGAGGGCGTCCGGCCGGACGCCGCCGGGGAGCGCCGGGCCGCCGAGGTCGGCAGTCACGTCCTCGCCCGCTCGGTGCGCTGCCTGTTGGAGCGCCGGCCGCCCTGGGTGCGCGGCGTGGCCCGTGCCATCGCCGTACTCGGCCCGGAGTGCACCGAGTTGCTGGCGGCGCTCGCCGGCGTCCCGGCCGCGACCGTCGACGAGGCCCTGTTGGTGCTGCGCAGGGCCGGCATCCTGGCCGCCGACCGCGTGGACTTCGTCCATGACGTCGTCCGCTCCGCGGTGCTCGACGACGTCGCCCCGCCCACCCTGGCCGAACTGCGCACCAACGCCGCGCTGTTGCTGAGCGACGCCGGCCGCCCCTCCGAGGAGCTCGCCGGCCAGCTCATGCTGCTGCCGGTGCTCGACCAGCCGTGGATGGCCGCGGTGCTGCGCGACGCCGCCGCCCAGGCGGAGAGCCGCGGCGCCCCGGAGGCCGGTGTGCGCTGCCTCTACCGGGTGTTGGAGGTGGAGCCGGACAACGTTGCCGTCCGCATCCAGATGGCCCGCGCGCTCGCCGAGATCAACCCGCCCGAGGCGATGCGCCTCCTCAAGGAAGCGCTCTCCCTCGCCGGGGACGTCCGCACCCGCGCCCAGGTCGCCGTCCAGTACGGCTTCACCTGCCTCGCCGTGCAGGAATCCCCGTCCGGGGTGCGGATGCTGGAGGACGCGCTCGCCGAGCTGACCGCCGAACTGGGCCCCGAACCAGGGCCCGTGGACCGGGAGTTGCGGACCCTCGTGGAGTCCGTGCTGCTCATCGTCGGGGCCGACGAGAAGGTGACGATCGGTGCGGTCCGCGACCGGGCGGCCCGGCTCACCATGCCGCCCGGCGACACACCGGCCCAGCGGCAGATGCTGGCCATGACCACCGTGCTGACCGCGATGGACGGCCGGGACGCCCGGTCGGCCGTCGACCAGGCCCGCCGCGCCCTGCGCGCACCCGGCGTCGAGCTGGAACCCTGGTCGCTGCTGTCCGCCTCCTTCGCCCTCTCCCTGGCCGACGAGGTCGCCGACGCGCAGTACGCACTGGACCTCATGCTCCAGTACGGCCAGGACAACGCGGCGGTGTGGACGTACGTCCTGGCGCTCTCCACGCGCGCCCTGCTCCACCACGGGGTGGGCGCCTTCCCCGAGGCCCTGGCCGACGCCCAGACCGCCGTCGAGATCCTCGGCGAGGAGCGCTGGGCGGACGGCGCCGTGCTGCCCCGTGTCGCGCTGGCCACCGCCCTCGTCGACCGCGGCGAGCCCGAGCGCGCCGAACACGTCCTCGACGGCATCACCCGCCCCCGCCTCGAACGCTTCGTCATCGAATACCACTGGTACCTCCAGGCCCGCGCCTACGCCCGCTGGGTCCGCGGGGATTTCCAAGGAGCCCTGGACCTCCTTCTCGCCTGCGGTCGGTCCCTGGAGGAGTCGCGCTTCAGCAACCCGGCGTTCGTGCCGTGGTGGGCCGATGGCGCGGTGCTCCTGGCGACCCTGGACCGCCACGACCAGGCGCGCGAACTCGCCGCATACGGAAGCGAGTTGGCCGAGCGTTGGGGGACGGCGCGCGGCCTCGGACTGGCCTTCATGGCCCAGGGCGTCGCCGCACCCGGCCGCGCCGGCATCGATCACCTCACCGAGGCGGTCTCGCTGCTCGCGGACTCCCCGGCCCGGGCCATGGAGGCCCGGGCCGAACTTCTTCTCGGACACGCCCACCTGAAGCGCGACGACCTGCGGGCCGCCCGGGAACACCTGCGCGCCGCCGCCGACCTCGCCCAGCGCTGCGGCGCCGTGAAGCTCGGCGTCGACGCCAGAAAACTGCTGGTCACCGCGGGTGGTCGGGTACGCAGGATGACCGCCTCCCCACTCGACATGCTGACCGGGATGGAACGCACGGTGGCGGACCTCGCGGTGACCGGCGCGAGCAACCGGGCCATCGCGGAAGCCCTCTTCGTGACTGTAAGGACCATCGAAACCCATCTCACGAGCGTCTACCGGAAGCTCGGGGTCGGCGGGCGTGCGGAGCTGTCCGCCGTCCTGGAGACCAGGACCGCCACCTCCGGTCGGCAGCCGCCGGCCTGGGTCTCCCAGGCACGCGGACGCGCTTGA
- a CDS encoding thioesterase II family protein: MTTSTEESLWARCFHPAPAAPVRLFCFPHAGGSASFYFPVSAQLSSVAEVFAIQYPGRQDRRKEAGVSDLATLADQVYDALRPLLKERPSTFFGHSMGATLAFEVARRFEADDGDLVRLFASGRRAPSRVREEAVHRRSDDGIVEELKLLAGTNTALLGDEEILRMILPAIRSDYQAIETYRCPPDVTVRAPLTVLTGDRDPKTSLDEAEAWRGHTTGDFDLKVLPGGHFFVSSEAPAIIDLLRAHLAGNG; the protein is encoded by the coding sequence ATGACCACGTCCACCGAGGAGAGCCTGTGGGCCCGGTGCTTCCATCCAGCACCGGCCGCCCCCGTCCGGCTCTTCTGTTTCCCACATGCGGGCGGCTCGGCCTCCTTCTACTTCCCGGTGTCGGCCCAACTGTCCTCGGTTGCCGAGGTGTTCGCCATCCAGTACCCGGGGCGCCAGGACCGGCGCAAGGAAGCCGGTGTCAGTGACCTCGCGACCTTGGCCGACCAGGTCTACGACGCGCTGCGCCCCCTGCTGAAGGAGCGGCCGAGCACGTTCTTCGGGCACAGCATGGGCGCGACGCTGGCCTTCGAGGTGGCCCGGCGCTTCGAGGCCGACGACGGTGACCTGGTCCGGCTGTTCGCCTCCGGGCGCCGGGCCCCCTCCCGCGTGCGTGAAGAGGCCGTGCACCGGCGGTCCGACGACGGCATCGTCGAGGAGCTGAAGCTGCTCGCCGGCACCAACACCGCGCTGCTCGGCGACGAGGAGATCCTGCGGATGATCCTGCCCGCGATCCGCAGCGACTACCAGGCCATCGAGACCTACCGCTGCCCGCCCGACGTCACCGTCCGGGCGCCGCTGACCGTCCTCACCGGCGACCGCGACCCGAAGACCTCCCTGGACGAGGCCGAGGCGTGGCGCGGCCACACCACCGGGGACTTCGACCTCAAGGTGCTTCCCGGTGGGCACTTCTTCGTCAGCTCCGAGGCCCCGGCGATCATCGATCTGCTCCGGGCGCACCTCGCCGGCAACGGCTAG